The genomic region TTTCAGCGGCGTGGGCGGGCGCGGCCACGAACAGGCCACCCACGGCGAACGAGGAGAGGGTCAGGGCGCGAAGCCAGGAGGCTCGGGGGGAACGACGGTGCATGGTGCTGTGCCTTGGGAAGAAGGTTCCGCCATATCTGACACGCGATGTCAGGATTGGCGGGCCGTCCCAAGAGCAGGTTGCGTGCCAGTGAGCCTCCACGTCTGTCGCGAGGGAGGGGGGCTGTAGCGCGAAACGCTACGCAGGACCGGTGCACGGCTTTCCGGTGCGGCTCACGTGTTAGAAGGAGAGGGTGATTGCCGCTCTTCCCGGCCCGGAGCGCGCGGGCGTCGCGAGGCTCGCGTTCGAACGCTCGGGGCCTCGCACCGTGGTGCGCACCGCGCTGGCGCACAGCCCCTTGCGGCTGCTCACGCCGCGCAACCACGGCCACGCGGCGTGGGCCTATACCAGCTCCTTCGGTGGCGGGCTGGTGGACGGGGACCACCTGCGGCTGGAGGTGGATGTGGCGGACGGCGCGTCGGCGCTGCTCGCGACGCAGGGCTCGAACCGTGTCTACCGCTCGCCCAACGGTTGCCGCAGTGACCTCGTCGCGCGCGTGGGCCGGGACGCGCTGCTGGCGTGGGTGCCGGACCCCACCGTCTGCTTCACCGACGCCCGCTATTCACAGACATTGGATGTGACGCTTTCGCCGGGCGCGTCGCTGGTGCTCGCGGACGTGGTGACGGCGGGGCGGAGCGCCCGGGGCGAGCGCTGGGCCTTCCTGCACTACGCCTCGCGCCTGCGCGTCGCGCGGGAAGGGCGCGCGTTGGTGGATGAGCGGTGGGTGTTGGACCCCGCGCACGGCGCGCTGCCCGAGCGGCTGGGCCGCTTCGACGCGCTGGCGTCCGTGCTGCTGGTAGGGCCCGCGTTGAAGGATGCTCGGGAGGCCCTGGCCGCGCGCGTGGCGGGCCTGCCGGTGAAGCCTCGCGCCCGGGAGGTCATCTCCGCCAGCCCCCTGGGCGAGGACGGACTGCTGCTGCGCGTAGCGGCCGTGTCGTTGGAGACGCTGCTGGCCACCACGCGCGACTGGCTGTCCTTCCTACCGGGCCTGCTGGGTGACGACCCGTGGGCCCGGCGGGTGTGACTAGTAGCGGGTGATGTCGAACGTGCTGTAGTTCTTGTACAGCTCGCTGACGTGATCCGCCGTCAGGTTGACCGCGTCCTTGTGGTTGTTCGTCTTCCACTCGGCGGTGTTCGCGTCCAGCAGGCGGTTCGGGCCGTCCGTCTTGTGCAGGCCCAGCACGTGGCCCTCCGCGGACTCGCCCGACTTGCGCAGGCCGATGCGGTAGTGGCCGTTGTCCTTCGTGCCGTCGTACAGCTTCTGCGCGAAGGTGTCGTGGGTGATGGGCTCGAAGTCCTGCACCTTCACGCCCGGGTGGCCGCCGCCACGGCCCGTGCGGAAGTCGTCCACCAGATGGGAGATGGACTCCTGCTTCTGGGCGATGGCGTCCTTGTCCTGGTTGAGCTGCGCCATCCCCGTCTTGATTTCCTGGGTCAGCTCGCTGCGCTTCGCCTTCAACCCCTGGCGCTCCTCCGGCGAGAGGTCCGGGTTGGTGAGCAGCTCGTTGATCTCCTTGCGCTGCGCGCTCTTGCCCTGGAGCTCCTTCACGCTGCCCTGGAGCTTGTCGATGTCGGCCATGTGCGCGCCGTTCAGCTTCGTGAGCGCGTCGCTCTGCAGGTGCTCCGCGTGCTGCTTGTCGATGAGCTTCCCGAAGTGGTTGTCCGTCAGCTTGCCGAACGCCTGCGAGCCCTTCATCGGGTCACCACCCGCCTCCTTGCCGGTGCGGATCCACTCGGAGGTCATCGCGCTGCACACGCCCGCGTCCGTGCCCGCGGGCATGTTCGGCTGCTTCAGCATCGGGTGGCTGCTCTGGTCCGTGTAGCGCAGCACGTCCGCGCCCGGATTCTCCAGCTTCATCTGCTCGACGATCTTCTGGATTTGAGGGCTCGGCGTCATGGCCTTGCCCTTGCCCGGCGTGCGGCCCAGGGCCATGTCCGCGATGTCGCTCTCGGAGAGGTTGGGCGACTGCATCTGCGGACCCTGGAGCGAGTTCGCGTCGATGGTCGGGCGCGACGAAGACGCCTGGGGGCTGCCGGTCGGCTTGAACGCGTCACCCTGGGGCGTCGTGCCGGTGGGAGTCGTCGGCCGGGAGACACTCGGCGAGCCCGTGGGCGACGCGGTGGGCGAGGCCGTGGGCGACGCGGTGGGGGTCGACGGCTTCGCGCCCGTCGTGCCCGGCTTCGAGAAGGTCGGCTGGGCCACCGTGTTCGTCGTCTTCGGTGGGGCGGGAGGCGCCTTGGGCGTCTTGGGGAAGCCGGCCTTGAAGCTCTTCATGGGGGACTCCGGAGGGGGCGAACGGCGCGAGGGGCCTCCATCCTGGCTCACGCTGACGCGTCGCGCTAGGGTCTGACGGGTCGGCGCATCCCGCACCCGGAAGAACCGAGGGAGTCGGACCCCATGCATCTGTCCCCCCGTGACGTGGACAAGCTGCTCCTGCACCAGGCGGGCGTCGTCGCCCAGAGGCGGTTGGCGCGAGGCCTGCGCCTCAACTACCCGGAGGCGGTGGCGCTCATCGCCACGCAGCTGCTGGAGTTCATCCGCGACGGCCGCAGCGTGGCGGAGCTGATGGACCTGGGGCGCCGGTTCCTGGGGCGCGCGCAGGTGATG from Corallococcus exiguus harbors:
- a CDS encoding urease accessory protein UreD is translated as MIAALPGPERAGVARLAFERSGPRTVVRTALAHSPLRLLTPRNHGHAAWAYTSSFGGGLVDGDHLRLEVDVADGASALLATQGSNRVYRSPNGCRSDLVARVGRDALLAWVPDPTVCFTDARYSQTLDVTLSPGASLVLADVVTAGRSARGERWAFLHYASRLRVAREGRALVDERWVLDPAHGALPERLGRFDALASVLLVGPALKDAREALAARVAGLPVKPRAREVISASPLGEDGLLLRVAAVSLETLLATTRDWLSFLPGLLGDDPWARRV
- a CDS encoding kinetochore Spc7 family protein, which produces MKSFKAGFPKTPKAPPAPPKTTNTVAQPTFSKPGTTGAKPSTPTASPTASPTASPTGSPSVSRPTTPTGTTPQGDAFKPTGSPQASSSRPTIDANSLQGPQMQSPNLSESDIADMALGRTPGKGKAMTPSPQIQKIVEQMKLENPGADVLRYTDQSSHPMLKQPNMPAGTDAGVCSAMTSEWIRTGKEAGGDPMKGSQAFGKLTDNHFGKLIDKQHAEHLQSDALTKLNGAHMADIDKLQGSVKELQGKSAQRKEINELLTNPDLSPEERQGLKAKRSELTQEIKTGMAQLNQDKDAIAQKQESISHLVDDFRTGRGGGHPGVKVQDFEPITHDTFAQKLYDGTKDNGHYRIGLRKSGESAEGHVLGLHKTDGPNRLLDANTAEWKTNNHKDAVNLTADHVSELYKNYSTFDITRY